One genomic window of Comamonas serinivorans includes the following:
- a CDS encoding helix-turn-helix transcriptional regulator has translation MTDALIDTLAHTRKALKLTQAELAQAAGLSRMAVQRTETGEVDPRHSTLSEMARVLGLELLAVPRDLVPALQAFIQSGGKYLAQPSGADAPLSVVEQLALPGRTLPGQSHTPPKAKPPR, from the coding sequence ATGACCGACGCCCTGATCGACACCCTGGCCCACACCCGCAAAGCCCTCAAGCTGACCCAGGCCGAACTGGCCCAGGCCGCCGGCCTGTCGCGCATGGCGGTGCAGCGCACCGAAACCGGCGAGGTCGATCCGCGCCACTCCACCCTGAGCGAGATGGCACGCGTGCTGGGCCTGGAGCTGCTGGCCGTGCCGCGTGACCTGGTGCCGGCGCTGCAGGCGTTCATCCAGTCGGGCGGCAAGTACCTGGCACAGCCCAGCGGCGCCGACGCCCCGCTCTCGGTCGTCGAGCAGCTGGCCCTTCCTGGCCGGACCCTTCCTGGCCAGTCCCACACCCCGCCCAAGGCCAAACCACCGCGGTGA
- a CDS encoding type II toxin-antitoxin system HipA family toxin, with translation MSTAIRYLRLFLHQPAARGGGRRAIGYLSQYGDILRVSFEADYIADPERPTVSLSYLGSSEADTQRILTSARDARLVRTDGRWPAYFQNLLPEGHNRDRLAAERGCSPDDEFELLAAAGHDLMGALEVEPVSQGEAIPDVVRHWHTTQGLDVLEPGFVEFPVADAASLPGVVTKFSAVQDGRRYTVHRRGAAGSVILKLPSRQHPDLVANEYGCYRLCQALGLTTADARVITREQAELPEHVPFHDILAVQRFDHLPDGSRVHMEEFNQALGYAPRHKYGKGLHQDWPTMLRVLDALSPQPVADTREFLARTVAALLMGNTDAHLKNWALVYPDGRQPRLAPAYDCVCVAAFFPGSPPQQYAVNKAIDATMRALTWDALKALIESAGLRRAARHVAWLKALVRQAQADWPALLRDTPPAMREAVSARLGGDVRLATT, from the coding sequence ATGTCCACCGCCATCCGCTACCTGCGCCTGTTCCTGCACCAGCCGGCTGCTCGCGGCGGCGGGCGGCGGGCCATCGGTTACCTGTCGCAGTACGGGGACATCCTGCGCGTCTCCTTCGAGGCCGACTACATCGCCGACCCCGAACGGCCAACGGTGTCACTGAGCTACCTCGGCAGCAGCGAAGCAGACACCCAGCGCATCCTGACCTCGGCGCGCGATGCCCGGCTGGTGCGCACCGATGGCCGCTGGCCGGCCTACTTCCAGAACCTGCTGCCCGAAGGCCATAACCGCGACCGCCTGGCCGCCGAACGCGGCTGTTCGCCCGACGACGAGTTCGAGCTGCTGGCCGCGGCCGGCCATGACCTGATGGGCGCGCTCGAGGTCGAGCCCGTCTCGCAGGGCGAAGCCATTCCCGATGTCGTGCGCCACTGGCACACCACGCAGGGGCTGGATGTGCTCGAGCCGGGTTTCGTCGAGTTTCCCGTCGCCGATGCCGCTTCGTTGCCCGGCGTGGTGACCAAGTTCAGCGCGGTGCAGGATGGCCGCCGCTACACCGTGCACCGACGCGGCGCGGCCGGCAGCGTCATCCTCAAGCTGCCCAGCCGCCAGCACCCCGACCTGGTCGCCAACGAGTACGGCTGCTACCGCCTGTGCCAGGCCCTGGGGTTGACCACGGCCGACGCCCGCGTCATCACGCGCGAACAGGCCGAGTTGCCCGAACACGTGCCCTTCCACGACATCCTGGCCGTGCAGCGCTTCGACCACCTGCCCGATGGCTCGCGCGTGCACATGGAAGAGTTCAACCAGGCCCTGGGCTATGCCCCGCGCCACAAATACGGCAAAGGCCTGCACCAGGACTGGCCCACCATGCTGCGCGTGCTCGACGCCCTGAGCCCCCAGCCCGTGGCCGACACGCGCGAGTTTCTGGCGCGCACCGTGGCCGCCCTGCTCATGGGCAACACCGATGCGCACCTGAAGAACTGGGCGCTGGTCTACCCCGATGGCCGCCAGCCGCGCCTGGCCCCGGCGTACGACTGCGTGTGCGTCGCGGCCTTCTTTCCCGGCTCGCCGCCGCAGCAGTACGCGGTCAACAAGGCCATCGACGCGACGATGCGCGCCCTGACCTGGGACGCGCTGAAGGCCTTGATCGAATCGGCTGGCCTGCGGCGCGCGGCGCGCCATGTCGCCTGGTTGAAAGCCCTGGTGCGGCAGGCACAGGCCGACTGGCCCGCGCTGCTGCGCGACACGCCCCCGGCCATGCGCGAGGCGGTGAGCGCGCGCCTGGGCGGCGACGTGCGGCTGGCCACGACGTAG
- a CDS encoding DUF3418 domain-containing protein — protein sequence MPLDITFPASLPVSARRDDIMAALDRHQVIIVCGETGSGKTTQLPKMALALGRGKLNAAPGERGRLIGHTQPRRIAATSVAKRIAQELNTPLGEVVGYKVRFNDTLSKDASIKLMTDGILLAETQTDPLLKAYDTIIIDEAHERSLNIDFLLGYLRQILPKRPDLKVIVTSATIDADRFAQHFGRWVPAQDGDPSAAGEPEGDGHSEGPPRARPAPPEGSERREARERGGKWIPAPVLMVSGRTYPVEHRWRPFEESRDYDLNRAIADGVDELWRGRPGGDVLVFLPGEREIREAADHLRKHLSASPTLRNAEVLPLFARLSQAEQDRVFDSSHVPRIVLATNVAETSLTVPGIRYVIDAGTARVKRYSLRNKVEQLLIEPVSQAAVNQRAGRCGRVADGIAIHLYDEADFNSRPRFTDPEILRSSLAAVILRMMALRLVDQHRRVEDFPFLEAPSSRAITDGYQLLAELGAVDDKLQLTEVGRQLARLPIDPRVGRMLVEAQARGALSEVLVIASALSLQDVRERPIEQQAQADQAHAKFDDEKSEFSGYLRLWTWLHDARGGRAATTRAQMQAQEQGPLVAGPSAGRAGQGKAATASHAGLPAAQRALAHALQQAKSSGVPAGVVDETNASTHKLSNRQYESLLRQNYISVRRVREWRDIHSQLLTTVREARWAMNAQAAGYEAVHLSMLAGLLGNVGWKMEDGATGGAHGQPGAKAAGGRRGFEPDYLGARGIKFHRHPGAHLSKRPGRWIVCAELVETTRLFGRGIANIEPQWIEDVGAHLLRKQVLEPHWEKKAGDVIGLERAVLYGLVIYSGRKVSYSKVDPVEARQIFIRQALVEGEWAEGWERRLPFLQANAKAIAKVESLEHKSRRQDVLVDEQLIYAFYDQQVPEGISNARDFEKWWRQASQANPELLRFSRDDLMRHEAAGITSQAFPATLKLGGVDCTATYLHEPGHARDGLTVTVPLFVLNQVSEARCEWLVPGMLKDKVQALLKSLPQRPRSRFVPLPESAARLAASLSTPERFGDGSLTDVLLKQVREETSLDVKRSDFKLDMVPPHLFMNLRVVDEHGRQLGHGRNLGALKAELGKQARGAFQALAALRVAGQDGQAAPDAATPGAPSRQTQPGNASAAAQGRQQGQPPRAVPGSGAADPAQPGSAGAYSAALAQAVSGEQVYTDWSFGELPELLELKKRGQTLIGFPAVVDAEKAGEGVTLEVFDEPEVAAAQHRLGLRRLFALQVKDAVKYLEKNIPDLQKMGVAYMPLGTGPELARQIIDVALDRAFVLDPLPTDAASFAKRVQDGRGRLTLIAGEVARQTAAILTEYSAAARKIKDTKHAPEATKDAAEQLARLVPKDFLARTPWPQLAHFPRYLKAIVLRLDKYRADPARDAAKLAELRPQEQRYARLLVERKGQVDARMQELRWLLEELRVSFFAQELRTPMPVSIKRLDKVWAQLMQ from the coding sequence ATGCCGCTTGACATCACCTTTCCCGCATCGCTTCCGGTTTCTGCGCGCCGCGACGACATCATGGCCGCGCTGGACCGGCACCAGGTCATCATCGTCTGTGGCGAAACCGGCTCGGGCAAAACCACGCAGTTGCCGAAGATGGCGCTGGCCCTGGGGCGCGGCAAGCTCAATGCGGCACCCGGCGAGCGCGGCCGGCTCATCGGCCACACGCAGCCGCGGCGCATCGCCGCCACCTCGGTCGCCAAGCGCATTGCGCAGGAGCTGAACACCCCGCTCGGCGAGGTCGTGGGCTACAAGGTGCGCTTCAACGACACCCTGTCCAAGGACGCCTCCATCAAGCTGATGACCGACGGCATCCTGTTGGCCGAGACGCAGACCGATCCGCTGCTCAAGGCCTACGACACGATCATCATCGACGAGGCGCACGAGCGCAGCCTGAACATCGACTTCCTGCTGGGCTACCTGCGGCAGATCCTGCCCAAGCGGCCCGACCTCAAGGTCATCGTCACCTCGGCCACCATCGACGCCGACCGCTTCGCGCAGCATTTCGGCAGGTGGGTGCCCGCGCAGGACGGCGACCCCAGCGCTGCCGGGGAGCCTGAGGGCGACGGCCACAGCGAAGGGCCGCCCCGAGCAAGGCCAGCCCCCCCGGAGGGCAGCGAACGACGCGAAGCGCGGGAGCGTGGGGGCAAATGGATCCCCGCGCCCGTCTTGATGGTTTCGGGCCGCACCTACCCCGTCGAGCACCGCTGGCGGCCGTTTGAAGAGTCGCGCGACTACGACCTGAACCGCGCCATCGCCGACGGCGTCGACGAGCTGTGGCGCGGCCGGCCCGGCGGGGACGTCCTGGTGTTCCTGCCCGGCGAGCGCGAGATCCGCGAGGCCGCCGACCACCTGCGCAAGCACCTGTCGGCCTCGCCGACTTTGCGCAATGCCGAGGTGCTGCCGCTGTTCGCGCGCCTGTCGCAGGCCGAGCAGGACCGGGTGTTCGACAGCAGCCACGTGCCGCGCATCGTGCTGGCCACCAACGTGGCCGAGACCTCGCTCACCGTGCCCGGCATCCGCTACGTGATCGACGCCGGCACGGCCCGCGTCAAGCGCTACAGCCTGCGCAACAAGGTCGAGCAGCTGCTGATCGAGCCGGTGAGCCAGGCGGCCGTGAACCAGCGCGCGGGCCGCTGCGGCCGGGTGGCCGATGGCATCGCCATCCATCTCTACGACGAGGCCGATTTCAACAGCCGGCCGCGCTTCACCGACCCCGAAATCCTGCGCTCTTCGCTGGCGGCGGTCATCCTGCGCATGATGGCCTTGCGCCTGGTGGACCAGCACCGGCGCGTGGAGGACTTCCCCTTCCTCGAGGCGCCGTCCAGCCGGGCCATCACCGATGGCTACCAGCTGCTGGCCGAGCTGGGCGCCGTGGATGACAAGCTGCAGCTGACCGAGGTCGGACGCCAGCTGGCGCGCCTGCCCATCGACCCGCGCGTGGGTCGCATGCTGGTCGAAGCCCAGGCGCGTGGCGCGCTGAGCGAGGTGCTGGTGATCGCCTCGGCGCTGAGCCTGCAGGACGTGCGCGAACGCCCCATCGAGCAGCAGGCCCAGGCCGACCAGGCCCACGCCAAGTTCGACGACGAGAAAAGCGAGTTCAGCGGCTACCTGCGGCTGTGGACCTGGCTGCACGATGCGCGCGGTGGCCGTGCGGCGACAACGCGTGCGCAGATGCAGGCGCAGGAACAGGGGCCGCTCGTGGCCGGGCCGTCCGCCGGCCGCGCCGGGCAGGGCAAGGCCGCCACGGCCAGCCACGCAGGCCTGCCGGCGGCGCAGCGTGCGCTGGCGCATGCCCTGCAGCAGGCCAAGAGTTCAGGGGTACCGGCCGGTGTCGTTGATGAAACCAACGCCAGCACGCACAAACTCTCCAACCGACAGTACGAGAGCCTGCTGCGCCAGAACTACATCAGCGTGCGTCGCGTGCGCGAGTGGCGCGACATCCACAGCCAGCTGCTGACCACGGTGCGCGAGGCGCGCTGGGCGATGAACGCGCAGGCCGCGGGCTACGAGGCCGTGCACCTGTCGATGTTGGCCGGCCTGCTGGGCAACGTGGGCTGGAAGATGGAAGACGGCGCCACCGGCGGCGCGCATGGCCAACCCGGCGCCAAGGCGGCCGGGGGGCGGCGGGGCTTCGAGCCCGATTACCTGGGCGCGCGCGGCATCAAGTTCCACCGCCACCCGGGGGCGCACCTGTCCAAGCGGCCCGGCCGCTGGATCGTCTGTGCCGAGCTGGTCGAGACCACGCGCCTGTTCGGGCGCGGCATCGCCAACATCGAGCCGCAGTGGATCGAGGACGTGGGCGCCCACCTGCTGCGCAAGCAGGTGCTCGAGCCCCACTGGGAGAAGAAGGCCGGCGACGTGATCGGCCTGGAGCGCGCCGTGCTCTATGGCCTGGTCATCTACAGCGGCCGCAAGGTGTCCTACAGCAAGGTCGACCCGGTCGAGGCGCGGCAGATCTTCATCCGCCAGGCCCTGGTCGAAGGCGAATGGGCCGAGGGCTGGGAGCGGCGCCTGCCGTTCCTGCAGGCCAATGCCAAGGCCATCGCCAAGGTCGAGTCGCTGGAGCACAAGTCGCGGCGGCAGGACGTGCTCGTCGACGAGCAGCTGATCTATGCCTTCTACGACCAGCAGGTGCCCGAGGGCATCAGCAATGCGCGCGATTTCGAGAAATGGTGGCGCCAGGCCAGCCAGGCCAACCCCGAGCTGCTGCGTTTCTCGCGCGACGACCTGATGCGACATGAGGCCGCGGGCATCACCTCGCAGGCCTTCCCGGCCACGCTGAAGCTGGGCGGTGTCGATTGCACGGCGACCTACCTGCACGAGCCCGGCCATGCACGCGATGGCCTGACGGTGACGGTGCCGCTGTTCGTGCTGAACCAGGTGAGCGAGGCGCGCTGCGAGTGGCTGGTGCCCGGCATGCTCAAGGACAAGGTCCAGGCCTTGCTCAAAAGCCTGCCGCAGCGCCCGCGCAGCCGTTTCGTGCCGCTGCCCGAGAGCGCCGCGCGCCTGGCGGCGAGCTTGAGCACCCCCGAGCGCTTCGGCGACGGCAGCCTGACCGACGTGCTGTTGAAGCAGGTGCGCGAGGAAACCAGCCTGGACGTGAAGCGCAGCGACTTCAAGCTCGACATGGTGCCGCCGCACCTGTTCATGAACCTGCGCGTGGTGGACGAGCACGGGCGCCAGTTGGGCCACGGCCGCAACCTCGGCGCGCTCAAGGCCGAGCTGGGCAAGCAGGCGCGCGGGGCCTTCCAGGCCCTGGCGGCGCTGCGCGTCGCGGGTCAGGACGGGCAGGCCGCGCCGGACGCGGCGACCCCGGGTGCGCCGTCGCGCCAGACGCAGCCGGGCAACGCCTCGGCCGCCGCGCAAGGCCGCCAGCAAGGCCAGCCTCCTCGGGCGGTGCCCGGTTCCGGGGCGGCGGACCCGGCGCAGCCGGGCAGCGCGGGGGCCTACTCCGCCGCCCTGGCGCAGGCGGTGTCGGGCGAGCAGGTCTACACCGACTGGTCGTTTGGCGAGCTGCCCGAGTTGCTCGAGCTGAAAAAGCGCGGCCAGACGCTGATCGGTTTTCCGGCCGTCGTCGATGCCGAGAAAGCGGGTGAGGGCGTGACCCTCGAGGTGTTCGACGAGCCCGAGGTGGCGGCGGCCCAGCACCGCCTGGGCTTGCGGCGGCTGTTCGCGCTGCAGGTGAAGGACGCGGTCAAGTACCTGGAAAAAAACATCCCCGACCTGCAGAAGATGGGCGTGGCCTACATGCCGCTGGGCACGGGGCCGGAGCTGGCGCGCCAGATCATCGACGTGGCGCTGGACCGCGCCTTTGTGCTGGACCCGCTGCCCACCGACGCGGCCAGCTTTGCCAAGCGCGTGCAGGACGGGCGGGGCCGCCTGACCCTGATCGCGGGCGAAGTGGCGCGCCAGACGGCGGCCATCCTCACCGAATACAGCGCCGCCGCGCGCAAGATCAAGGACACCAAGCACGCGCCCGAGGCGACCAAGGACGCTGCCGAGCAACTGGCCCGCCTGGTGCCCAAGGACTTTCTGGCCCGCACGCCGTGGCCGCAGCTGGCGCACTTTCCGCGTTACCTCAAGGCCATCGTGCTGCGGCTGGACAAGTACCGCGCCGACCCGGCGCGCGACGCGGCCAAACTGGCCGAGCTGCGCCCGCAGGAGCAGCGCTACGCGCGGCTGCTGGTCGAGCGCAAGGGCCAGGTCGATGCGCGCATGCAGGAGTTGCGCTGGCTGCTCGAAGAGCTGCGCGTGAGCTTTTTTGCCCAGGAGTTGCGCACGCCCATGCCCGTCAGCATCAAGCGGCTGGACAAGGTGTGGGCGCAACTCATGCAGTGA
- a CDS encoding metallophosphoesterase — MIFYATFIAPVLAFWLWAPVLSLSWRARAWAVLATTLLGLLPVGLILIYRRAWFSEAAVVHAQVFSGWVMGVLLLMVPLLLLRDVGWLGLRLLRRERPVNRSRATAWLLTLAGVVSAWGVYGGLRVPEVREQEVVLDQLPAELDGLRVAVLADIHATPVKHERHVQALVDRTNAARPDLIVLPGDMADGDATLGARHVAPLAQLRAPHGVWAAPGNHEYYNGYDAWTDVFQTLNLTYLENQSVTIDIRGKRVAISGVGDPAYGRLSAGNRNPLVAEGLPPDIDAVVQQATGSDLHLLLAHQPKLARVNAGKGLSGGPQQQVRAEAAANGTTSAASGKAVDLQISGHTHGGHVLGMDRWLVAPANDGFVRGLYRVGGMQLFVSNGAGLWVGFPLRLGVPASIDLLVLRAGRPARV, encoded by the coding sequence ATGATCTTCTACGCCACCTTCATCGCGCCCGTGCTCGCCTTCTGGCTGTGGGCCCCCGTGCTCAGCCTGTCGTGGCGCGCACGCGCCTGGGCCGTGCTGGCCACCACCTTGCTGGGCCTGCTGCCCGTGGGGCTGATCCTGATCTACCGCCGGGCCTGGTTCAGCGAGGCCGCGGTGGTGCACGCCCAGGTGTTCAGCGGCTGGGTCATGGGCGTGCTGCTGCTCATGGTGCCCCTGCTGCTGCTGCGCGATGTAGGCTGGCTGGGCCTGCGCCTGCTGCGGCGCGAGCGCCCCGTCAACCGTTCGCGCGCCACAGCCTGGCTGCTGACGCTCGCCGGCGTGGTGTCGGCCTGGGGCGTGTACGGCGGCCTGCGCGTGCCCGAAGTGCGCGAGCAAGAGGTCGTGCTGGACCAGCTCCCCGCCGAGCTGGATGGCCTGCGCGTGGCCGTGCTGGCCGACATCCACGCCACGCCCGTCAAGCACGAGCGCCATGTGCAGGCGCTGGTCGACCGCACCAACGCTGCCCGGCCCGACCTCATCGTGCTGCCCGGCGACATGGCCGATGGCGACGCCACGCTGGGGGCGCGGCACGTCGCGCCCCTGGCCCAGCTGCGGGCGCCGCACGGCGTGTGGGCAGCCCCCGGCAACCACGAGTACTACAACGGGTATGACGCCTGGACCGATGTGTTTCAAACGCTGAACCTGACATACCTCGAAAACCAGTCGGTGACCATCGACATCCGGGGCAAGCGCGTGGCGATCTCGGGCGTGGGCGATCCGGCCTATGGCCGCCTGTCAGCCGGCAACCGCAACCCGCTGGTGGCCGAGGGCCTGCCCCCCGACATCGACGCCGTGGTGCAGCAGGCCACGGGCAGCGACCTGCACCTGCTGCTGGCCCACCAGCCCAAGCTGGCGCGCGTGAACGCGGGCAAGGGCCTGTCCGGTGGCCCGCAACAGCAGGTGCGCGCCGAGGCAGCGGCAAACGGCACGACCAGCGCAGCGAGCGGCAAGGCCGTGGACCTGCAGATCTCGGGCCACACCCATGGCGGCCACGTGCTGGGCATGGACCGCTGGCTGGTCGCGCCCGCCAACGACGGCTTCGTGCGCGGGCTGTACCGGGTGGGTGGCATGCAGCTCTTCGTCAGCAACGGCGCGGGCCTGTGGGTGGGCTTTCCGCTGCGCCTGGGCGTGCCCGCCAGCATCGACCTGCTGGTGCTGCGGGCCGGCCGGCCCGCGCGGGTCTGA
- a CDS encoding cobyric acid synthase, with the protein MVWGTSSGAGKSWLTTALCRHLANQGLRVAPFKAQNMSNNARVVAGPDGGFGEIGAAQYFQALAARATPEVAMNPLLLKPEADTRSQVVLMGRPDAELSAMPWRARSAAVWPRVQAALHDLAGRYDVLVMEGAGSPAEINLQAGDFVNLKAAEAVNARSLLVTDIDRGGAFAHLYGTWALLPQAHRARVAGFVLNKFRGDAALLAPGPEQLRQMTGVPVVGVIPMQWDHGLPEEDGVFDDASRGAVGADVRVTVAVVAYPRVSNLDEFQPLKHIAGVRLVWARSPAELAGADWVVLPGSKATLADLRWLRERGLDAAVCAHAARGGRVLGICGGLQMLGEAVLDPDGVECGPGASLADRSAPGLGLLPLVTQFGARKTVRRTRLRFGALQGAWAPLRDVAVQGYEIHAGQTAWHPAMAAQATPREVMPGLAWQSADGAVLGCYLHGLFEDAAVLHALFGQAARSLDAVFDGLAANLAALVDLEAVLAPIAENARG; encoded by the coding sequence ATGGTGTGGGGCACCAGCAGCGGTGCCGGCAAAAGCTGGCTCACCACCGCGCTGTGCCGCCACCTGGCCAACCAGGGCCTGCGTGTGGCGCCCTTCAAGGCGCAGAACATGAGCAACAACGCCCGCGTGGTCGCGGGCCCTGATGGCGGCTTCGGCGAAATCGGGGCGGCGCAGTACTTCCAGGCCCTGGCCGCGCGCGCCACGCCCGAAGTCGCCATGAACCCGCTGCTGCTCAAGCCCGAAGCGGACACGCGCAGCCAGGTCGTGCTCATGGGCAGACCCGACGCCGAGCTCTCGGCCATGCCCTGGCGCGCCCGCAGCGCAGCCGTGTGGCCGCGCGTGCAGGCTGCGCTGCACGACCTGGCGGGTCGCTACGACGTGCTGGTGATGGAGGGCGCCGGATCGCCGGCCGAGATCAACCTGCAGGCGGGCGACTTCGTCAACCTGAAGGCCGCCGAAGCGGTGAACGCCCGCAGCCTGCTGGTGACCGACATCGACCGCGGCGGCGCCTTTGCCCACTTGTACGGCACCTGGGCGCTGCTGCCCCAGGCGCACCGCGCCCGCGTCGCCGGCTTTGTGCTGAACAAGTTCCGCGGCGATGCCGCGCTGCTGGCGCCGGGCCCCGAGCAGCTGCGGCAGATGACGGGCGTGCCCGTGGTCGGGGTCATCCCCATGCAGTGGGACCACGGCCTGCCCGAAGAGGATGGCGTCTTCGACGACGCCAGCCGCGGTGCGGTGGGGGCTGATGTGCGCGTCACCGTGGCCGTGGTGGCCTACCCGCGCGTGAGCAACCTCGACGAGTTCCAGCCGCTCAAGCACATCGCCGGCGTGCGCCTGGTGTGGGCGCGCAGCCCGGCCGAGCTGGCGGGCGCCGACTGGGTGGTGCTGCCGGGCTCCAAGGCCACGCTGGCCGACCTGCGCTGGCTGCGCGAGCGCGGGCTGGACGCCGCCGTGTGCGCCCACGCCGCGCGTGGGGGCCGGGTGCTGGGCATTTGCGGCGGGCTGCAGATGCTGGGCGAGGCGGTGCTGGACCCCGACGGCGTGGAGTGCGGCCCAGGCGCCAGCCTGGCCGACCGCAGCGCGCCGGGCCTGGGCCTGTTGCCGCTGGTCACGCAGTTCGGGGCCCGCAAGACGGTGCGCCGCACGCGGCTGCGCTTTGGCGCGCTGCAGGGCGCCTGGGCGCCGCTGCGTGACGTGGCGGTGCAGGGCTACGAGATCCACGCCGGACAAACCGCGTGGCACCCGGCCATGGCCGCACAGGCCACGCCGCGCGAGGTCATGCCCGGCCTGGCCTGGCAAAGCGCCGATGGCGCCGTGCTGGGCTGCTACCTGCACGGCTTGTTTGAAGACGCGGCCGTGCTGCACGCCCTGTTTGGCCAGGCCGCGCGCAGCCTGGATGCCGTGTTCGACGGCCTGGCGGCCAACCTGGCCGCCCTTGTGGACCTGGAGGCCGTGCTCGCCCCCATCGCCGAGAACGCCCGCGGCTAG
- a CDS encoding aminotransferase class I/II-fold pyridoxal phosphate-dependent enzyme produces the protein MVSKDNAVALSHPEVGMPTVAGVARNAGPTQALRQAAPPQPLAEGAFAQALAGALAQGLAEASAEVVAESSTDAESATRAHAKSPGQPVATVRGRAAEHPAAAELQARPEASASVSARHVHGGPDALGVARHDFSTNANACGPCPQAAEAVAQADASHYPDPEYASLIADLSSEIGVYPDRIILGASASECIARLTAAVASRAGPAAPPRVWVPRQAYGDYARAARAWQLPLASQPGQADLVWHCEPASPTGQGVPELAHLDATHPEQVWVLDAAYAPLRLDGHSSLSPARREQVWQLFTPNKALGLTGVRAAYLVAPRSALEVGSPAWQLAQRLRALAPSWPVGAHGVAMLKAWLQPEVQQWLQRSLDQLRRWRQMQNAMLQAMGWVLQPSDSPYGVARPPVVPSPAEGGVADAGASELAAMLAFMRARGVKLRDTTSMGLPGWVRLAVRPPADQEALRAAWHAFIAWRPSALAVST, from the coding sequence ATGGTGAGTAAAGACAACGCCGTGGCCTTGAGCCACCCCGAGGTCGGCATGCCGACCGTGGCCGGTGTGGCCCGGAACGCCGGCCCGACCCAGGCCTTGCGCCAGGCAGCGCCGCCCCAGCCCTTGGCCGAAGGGGCCTTTGCCCAGGCCCTGGCCGGTGCGCTGGCCCAAGGTCTCGCGGAGGCGTCCGCCGAGGTCGTTGCCGAGTCTTCGACCGACGCCGAATCTGCGACCCGGGCTCACGCCAAGTCACCCGGTCAGCCTGTCGCCACGGTCCGTGGCCGCGCGGCGGAACACCCCGCTGCCGCTGAGCTGCAGGCGCGCCCCGAAGCCTCGGCCTCGGTGTCGGCGCGCCACGTGCACGGCGGGCCCGATGCACTGGGCGTGGCGCGGCACGACTTCTCCACCAACGCCAATGCCTGCGGCCCCTGCCCGCAAGCGGCCGAGGCGGTGGCGCAGGCCGATGCCAGCCATTACCCCGACCCGGAGTACGCGTCGCTCATTGCTGATTTATCATCGGAAATCGGGGTATACCCAGATCGAATCATCCTGGGCGCCAGCGCCAGCGAGTGCATTGCCCGCCTGACCGCAGCCGTGGCCAGCCGCGCCGGCCCGGCTGCGCCGCCGCGCGTGTGGGTGCCCCGCCAGGCCTATGGCGATTACGCGCGCGCCGCGCGCGCCTGGCAGCTGCCGCTGGCCAGCCAGCCGGGGCAGGCCGACCTCGTCTGGCACTGCGAACCGGCCAGCCCCACCGGCCAGGGGGTGCCCGAACTGGCGCACCTTGACGCCACGCACCCTGAGCAGGTCTGGGTGCTGGACGCCGCCTACGCGCCGCTGCGCCTGGACGGGCACAGCAGCCTGTCGCCGGCCCGGCGCGAGCAGGTCTGGCAGCTCTTCACGCCCAACAAGGCCCTGGGGCTGACGGGCGTGCGTGCGGCCTACCTGGTGGCGCCGCGCTCGGCGCTGGAGGTGGGCAGCCCGGCGTGGCAGCTGGCGCAGCGCCTGCGGGCCCTGGCCCCGTCGTGGCCGGTGGGTGCGCATGGCGTGGCCATGCTCAAGGCCTGGCTGCAGCCCGAGGTGCAGCAGTGGCTGCAGCGCTCGCTCGACCAGTTGCGCCGTTGGCGGCAGATGCAGAACGCCATGCTGCAGGCCATGGGCTGGGTGCTGCAGCCCAGCGACAGCCCCTATGGCGTGGCCAGGCCGCCGGTCGTGCCATCGCCCGCGGAGGGTGGCGTGGCCGATGCCGGTGCGAGTGAGCTGGCCGCGATGCTGGCCTTCATGCGCGCGCGCGGCGTCAAGTTGCGCGACACCACGTCCATGGGCCTGCCCGGCTGGGTGCGGCTGGCCGTGCGCCCGCCGGCCGACCAGGAGGCGCTGCGCGCTGCGTGGCACGCCTTCATCGCGTGGCGGCCCTCTGCCTTGGCAGTATCAACCTGA
- the cueR gene encoding Cu(I)-responsive transcriptional regulator: MNIGQAAQASGVSAKMIRHYEGIGLLPAAERTDAGYRQYGERELHTLRFVRRARDLGFSLDEIRQLLALWLDRTRPSKAVKALATAHVVALDQKIAELEAMKVTLQTLVQHCHGDDRPDCPILASLEAVPGVTPRGEVTPGEVTPGTPGPNGTASCDACSTR; this comes from the coding sequence ATGAACATTGGACAAGCGGCCCAGGCCTCCGGCGTGTCGGCCAAGATGATTCGCCACTACGAGGGCATCGGCCTGCTGCCGGCGGCCGAGCGCACCGACGCCGGTTACCGGCAGTACGGCGAGCGCGAGCTGCACACGCTGCGCTTCGTGCGGCGCGCGCGCGACCTCGGCTTCTCGCTCGACGAAATCCGGCAGCTGCTGGCGCTCTGGCTCGACCGCACGCGCCCCAGCAAGGCCGTGAAAGCGCTGGCCACGGCCCACGTGGTGGCGCTGGACCAGAAGATCGCCGAGCTGGAGGCCATGAAGGTCACCCTGCAAACCCTGGTGCAGCACTGCCACGGCGACGACCGGCCGGATTGCCCCATCCTGGCTTCGCTCGAGGCGGTGCCGGGCGTGACGCCGCGTGGCGAGGTGACGCCCGGCGAGGTGACGCCCGGCACCCCCGGACCCAATGGCACGGCGTCCTGCGACGCCTGCTCGACCCGCTAG